ATACGATTACGATCATGAAGATGTCCTGCCGAGGCGGCAACGGAGGTTTATCCTTCGCATCTTAGTGATCCGCAGCGCGAGACGCCACCGGCGAATCATGAAACGGAGAAAGCACCGCAGCGCTACGCAAAAAGGGGGTAACGGACCGAGGACGCCTCGGATCCGGCTACGCCGGTCCGCCAGCGTCGCCCCCTTGAGGGGGAGCGCGCAGCGCTTCGGGGGTGGGCTAACCCCCCCTTGATTCAGGAGCAAAGGATGAAGGAAGGGATCGATCTTATCGGGGCGCCAACCGACGTCGGCGCCAGCATACGGGGTGCCTCGATGGGGCCGGAAGCGTTACGTGTGGCCGGCCTGCAGCAAGCGCTGCAGCGGCACGGCCTGGCCGTGCAGGATGCGGCAAACCTGGGTGGACCGCCCAACCCCTCCAGCGCGGCGCTGGCCGGGCTCCGGCACCTTGACGAGGTCGTCCAATGGAACCGCGAAGTCTACCAGGCGGTGCTGGCCTCGCAACGCAGGCAACACTTTCCCATCCTGATGGGCGGCGACCACTGCCTGGCCATCGGCTCGATCAGCGCGGTCGCGCAGCATTGCCGCGAAACCGGCCGGCCCCTCATGGTGCTATGGCTGGATGCGCACGCGGACGCCAACACGCACATCATCAGCCCGACGGGCAATATCCACGGCATGCCTATCGCATGCCTGTGCGGCGACGGCCCCGATACGCTGACCCGGCTGGGAGATGCCTATCCCGCGGTTGCCGATCCCTCCACCATCAGGCAGATCGGCATCCGCAGCGTGGATGCCGAAGAAAAGCGCCAGCTGCGTGCCATGGGCATCAAGGTGTTCGATATGCGCTATATCGACGAGAACGGCATGCGGCATACCATGGAAATGGCATTGGCCGGCATCACCGAAGACACGCATCTGCACGTCAGCTTCGACGCCGACTTCCTGGACCCCGCGGTGGCCCCGGGCGTGGGTACGCCGGTGCTGGGCGGCCCGACCTACCGCGAGGCGCAATTGTGCATGGAAATGATCGCGGACACCGGCCGCTTGTCGTCGCTGGACCTGATGGAGTTGAATCCGGCCAAGGATATGCGCAATCAGACGGCGGAAGTCGTGGTCGATCTGGTGGAAAGCCTTTTTGGAAAATCCACACTGATCCGTCCATAAAGATTTGTCATAATTGCAAGGCCCGTTGCGGTACCCTGCGGATTTCCCCGGGATATCGCCACAGGCACAGCCTCCCGCCCTTTCCCTACACCGAACATAGAGAAGAAATCGATGAACCGACACGACGACGCAGCCAAACTGATCCTGCGACTTTCGCTTGGCATCCTTATCCTGCTGCACGGCATCTCGAAAATGACGCACGGTGTCGGTGGCATCGTCAGCATGGTCCACGCACACGGATGGCCCGGTTTTACGGCCTACTTCGTCTATATCGGCGAGGTCGTGGCGCCCATCCTGCTTATCGCCGGCATCTTCACCCGCCTGGGCGGCCTGTTGATCGCCATCAATATGCTGGTGGCATTCCTGCTGGTGCATCACTCGCAATTGTTCATGCTCAATGACCAGGGCGGTTGGCAATTGGAACTGCAAGGCATGTACTTCTTCACCGCGATTGCCGTCGCATTGCTGGGCGCTGGCCGCTTCAGCGTCGGCGGCGCGGGGGGCCGCTTCAACTAAGTCTCGCGAGCACGGCAACAGCCGCTCAGCGGCACCCCTCGCATTGACGTACGCAACGGCCGGGCCACCCCGGCCGTTGCCATTCCTGTCATCCGCCTCACGCATGGAAGCAAATCCGCGCGGTTGCGACACAGCCTGTACCGCGGGTAGGAATTGGTAACCCCGCAGGCGTTTCAAAACGATTTCAGAAGTCCCCAGTCCACGACAGCATGCCTACACTGGCTGCATGCACCGAAACACGGCGCATTACAGGAGTCAGGCATGAAGAAGCTCTTTGCGGTCTTGGCGGTAACCAGTACGTTGAGCGGCTGCGTGGTGGTGCCGGCGCGCCCGGCCTATTACCATCCCCGGCCGGCGCCGGTGTATTACTACCCCGCGCCCTACTACTACCACTATTGACAGGACGCGTGAGCGATGTGGAGGCCTTATGGACGCGATCTACCCTTCGCGCATCGGCCGTCTGACAATCGGAGCGTTGCTGGTTGCGGCCGGCATGTCAGGCATGACGCCGTTGCGCGCGCAAACCAGCTATCCGCCGTCGGTGCCGTCGACCGGCTCGACGATTCCGGCTCCGCCGCAGGCGCCGCAGGCGCCCGTGTACCAGCAACAGGCACCGGCATATCCGGATAGCGGCGCGTATCCGGCCGGCCAGGCCGGCGTGGCCTATCCGCAGAACTTTCCCGGCCAGGACGTCCCCACGCAGGACATGGCGGCCGCCCCCGATCCTTCGCAGGCCCAGGCCGAGCCCGCCGATGACGCCGGCGCGGACCCGGCCGATGCCAATCTGGCAACGCTGGATACGTCGTCCCAGGCGCCGCCGCCGCTACCGGAATATGACCAGCCGCCGGCTCCCGGCGACGGCTACATCTGGGTGCCCGGCTACTGGGCGCGCAACGCATACGGCTTCTATTGGATTCCCGGCGCATGGATGCTCGCTCCCTACGTCGGCGCCCTGTGGACGCCGGGCTACTGGGTATACGTCGCGCCCGTCTACCGCTGGCGAAGCGGCTACTGGGGGCCGCACGTCGGCTACTACGGCGGCATCAACTACGGCTTCGGCTATGTCGGCCGGGGTTACGTCGGCGGCTATTGGCGCGACCGGCATTTCTATTACAACCGCGACGTCACGCGCGTCATCTCCGGCCGCTCGCGCTACGTCTACAGCCACCCCGTGGCAGTAGACAAGCCGGGGGGGCCGCGCGTGAGCTACTACGGCGGGCCGGGCGGACTGCGGCGCGGACCCGATGCGCGCGAACAGGCCGCGCTACACGAACGGCATTCGCCGCCGCTGCGCCTGCAGACCGACCTGGCGCGCAATGCGGGGCGGGACAGGCAACAGTACGCGTCCATGAACCAGGGCCGGCCGCCCAGGGCGGCGCTGGCCCATCCCGCCGGCAGCGCGGAAAACCATTGGGACCATGCCAGGGCGAACCGGGATCAAGCTGCAAGCGGCCGTCGGCCGGTCGACGGGTGGCCGGGCAGGAAAGACCAGGCCCGTCAAATGGAAACGCAGCAACGGCAACTGGACCAGCGCCTGCAAAGCCAGACGCAGCAAGCGGGCGAACAGCGCCGGCAATTGCGGCAGCGCGTCGACCAGCGGCCTGGCGTCGACGGCGGACAGCGACCGCCCCAGCCCGGCGCATCCCAGCCCGAGCACATGGCGCAAAGCGGGCCGGCATTCCCGCGGCAACTGCAGCAACAACAGCAGTCGCAGCAACAACAGCTTCGGCTGCAGCAGCAGCTCCAACAGCAGCAGTTGCAGCAGCGTGGCGAACAACAGCAACTGCAACAGCGCCAGCTTCAACAACCGCCGCTGGCCCCTCGGTCCGGACAACCGCTTCCCGACCCGCAATACCAGCAGCAACTGCGGCAGCAACAACAGCGCCAACAACAGCAGCTGGAACAGCAGCAGTCGCAACAACGGCAGCAATTGCAGCAACAGCAGTTCCAGCAGCGGCAGCAGCAGCAATTCGACCAGCGCCAACAACTGCAACGCGACCAGTATCGACAGCAACAGCAGGACCAATTGCAGCAACGGCAGCAATTCCAGCAACAGCAGTTCCGTCAGCAGCAATTGCAACAGGAACGGCAACAGCAGCAGTTCCGCCAGCAACAGCTGCAGCAGCAGCAACAACAGCAGCAGTATCGCCAGCAACTGCAGCGCACCAATCAGCGCGAAGGCGACGCGCGGCAACAGATGGTGCGCCAGGAATACTATCGACGCCAACAGGCGGTATCCCAACAGCTGACACTGCAGCATCGCGAACTCCAGCAGCAGGAGCGCTTGCGTCAACGCGAACAGCACCAGTCGCAACAGCAGTGGCAAACGCAGCGCCAGCAGGTGCAGCGCGATATCGCAC
Above is a genomic segment from Bordetella genomosp. 11 containing:
- the rocF gene encoding arginase, with the protein product MKEGIDLIGAPTDVGASIRGASMGPEALRVAGLQQALQRHGLAVQDAANLGGPPNPSSAALAGLRHLDEVVQWNREVYQAVLASQRRQHFPILMGGDHCLAIGSISAVAQHCRETGRPLMVLWLDAHADANTHIISPTGNIHGMPIACLCGDGPDTLTRLGDAYPAVADPSTIRQIGIRSVDAEEKRQLRAMGIKVFDMRYIDENGMRHTMEMALAGITEDTHLHVSFDADFLDPAVAPGVGTPVLGGPTYREAQLCMEMIADTGRLSSLDLMELNPAKDMRNQTAEVVVDLVESLFGKSTLIRP
- a CDS encoding DoxX family protein, yielding MNRHDDAAKLILRLSLGILILLHGISKMTHGVGGIVSMVHAHGWPGFTAYFVYIGEVVAPILLIAGIFTRLGGLLIAINMLVAFLLVHHSQLFMLNDQGGWQLELQGMYFFTAIAVALLGAGRFSVGGAGGRFN
- a CDS encoding YXWGXW repeat-containing protein, translated to MDAIYPSRIGRLTIGALLVAAGMSGMTPLRAQTSYPPSVPSTGSTIPAPPQAPQAPVYQQQAPAYPDSGAYPAGQAGVAYPQNFPGQDVPTQDMAAAPDPSQAQAEPADDAGADPADANLATLDTSSQAPPPLPEYDQPPAPGDGYIWVPGYWARNAYGFYWIPGAWMLAPYVGALWTPGYWVYVAPVYRWRSGYWGPHVGYYGGINYGFGYVGRGYVGGYWRDRHFYYNRDVTRVISGRSRYVYSHPVAVDKPGGPRVSYYGGPGGLRRGPDAREQAALHERHSPPLRLQTDLARNAGRDRQQYASMNQGRPPRAALAHPAGSAENHWDHARANRDQAASGRRPVDGWPGRKDQARQMETQQRQLDQRLQSQTQQAGEQRRQLRQRVDQRPGVDGGQRPPQPGASQPEHMAQSGPAFPRQLQQQQQSQQQQLRLQQQLQQQQLQQRGEQQQLQQRQLQQPPLAPRSGQPLPDPQYQQQLRQQQQRQQQQLEQQQSQQRQQLQQQQFQQRQQQQFDQRQQLQRDQYRQQQQDQLQQRQQFQQQQFRQQQLQQERQQQQFRQQQLQQQQQQQQYRQQLQRTNQREGDARQQMVRQEYYRRQQAVSQQLTLQHRELQQQERLRQREQHQSQQQWQTQRQQVQRDIARHDNAQRREIRGNPARQAPDRSYPRQARPSQR